In one window of Vibrio sp. DW001 DNA:
- the ubiG gene encoding bifunctional 2-polyprenyl-6-hydroxyphenol methylase/3-demethylubiquinol 3-O-methyltransferase UbiG, whose amino-acid sequence MSPTVNVDPEEIRKFEDMASRWWDLDGEFKPLHQINPLRLNYVLDKANGLFDKKVLDVGCGGGILSESMAKQGAQVTGLDMGKEPLEVARLHALETKTSLTYIQSTIEEHAEQNPSSYEVITCMEMLEHVPDPHSIIRACEKLIKPGGHVFFSTLNRNFKSYLFAIVGAEKILKIVPQGTHHHDKFIKPSELLTMVDKTNLLELGITGLHYNPLFDSYRLGPRVDVNYIVHTQLPA is encoded by the coding sequence ATGTCACCAACAGTGAACGTCGATCCAGAAGAGATCAGAAAATTTGAAGATATGGCATCAAGATGGTGGGACCTTGATGGGGAATTTAAGCCGTTACATCAAATCAATCCGCTACGATTAAACTATGTATTGGATAAAGCCAATGGTTTATTTGATAAAAAGGTATTAGACGTTGGCTGTGGGGGCGGAATTTTATCTGAGAGCATGGCTAAGCAAGGTGCACAAGTGACGGGGTTAGATATGGGTAAAGAGCCATTGGAGGTCGCGAGGTTGCATGCATTGGAGACAAAAACTAGCCTAACCTACATCCAAAGCACAATAGAAGAACACGCAGAACAAAATCCAAGTAGCTATGAGGTCATCACTTGCATGGAGATGCTGGAGCACGTGCCTGATCCACATTCTATTATCCGTGCGTGTGAAAAACTAATTAAGCCAGGTGGCCATGTATTCTTTTCAACACTGAACCGAAATTTTAAATCTTACCTGTTTGCCATCGTAGGTGCAGAGAAGATTTTAAAGATTGTTCCTCAAGGCACGCATCACCACGATAAATTCATCAAACCTTCAGAATTGCTGACGATGGTAGACAAAACCAACCTGCTAGAGTTAGGGATTACAGGGCTACATTACAACCCATTATTTGATTCTTATCGTTTGGGTCCACGAGTCGATGTAAATTATATTGTTCATACTCAACTTCCCGCCTAA
- a CDS encoding DUF1223 domain-containing protein, with translation MNKSTFFTVMLLITSGSHSSLTFASNQIWSHEGQPAQLIELFTSEGCSSCPPADKYLSKFQQHSGLWTEFIPLAFHVDYWNYLGWKDEFSHPSFTQRQRLYKSYGASSSVYTPGFFVDGREWRGYFSRDQLPFNSASVAGKLMVTRSGNQFDLSYSVKGEYIAHLVLLAMDESTEIKAGENRGKKLEHDFVVLDKQQLLAEQNWRFELSAWPEKADAMAVWLTKRDGFQPVQTVGGMLVSSQ, from the coding sequence ATGAACAAGAGCACCTTCTTTACTGTTATGTTATTGATCACATCTGGTTCTCATTCATCGCTAACATTTGCTAGCAATCAGATTTGGTCACATGAAGGGCAACCAGCGCAATTAATAGAGCTGTTTACATCTGAAGGATGTTCGAGCTGTCCGCCTGCTGATAAGTATTTGAGTAAATTCCAACAACATTCTGGTTTATGGACTGAATTTATTCCGCTCGCTTTTCATGTGGATTATTGGAACTACCTTGGCTGGAAAGACGAGTTTTCACATCCTTCTTTTACTCAACGCCAACGCCTGTATAAAAGCTATGGTGCTTCATCTTCCGTTTACACACCGGGTTTTTTTGTTGATGGTCGAGAATGGAGAGGTTATTTTTCGAGAGACCAATTGCCTTTTAATTCGGCTTCGGTTGCCGGAAAACTCATGGTTACGCGTTCAGGGAATCAATTTGATCTTTCGTATAGCGTAAAAGGTGAATATATCGCGCACCTTGTCTTGCTCGCCATGGATGAGAGTACAGAAATTAAAGCAGGCGAAAACAGAGGTAAAAAATTGGAGCACGATTTTGTTGTTTTAGATAAACAACAATTACTAGCAGAACAGAACTGGCGCTTTGAGTTATCAGCGTGGCCTGAAAAAGCGGACGCAATGGCGGTATGGTTAACGAAACGAGACGGCTTTCAACCTGTACAAACGGTCGGTGGCATGTTGGTTTCATCACAATAA